Genomic DNA from Niabella ginsenosidivorans:
TGACCACAATTACAGAAAGCCAGAGGTTTCTGTTACTCCGGTACATAAAGTTCTGCAGGCCTCCGCGGAAAAAGGTTTCCTCGCAGATAGCCGGAACCAGCGCCAGTATAAGAACCGAGACCACCAGTTCCGATGGGTTTTTTAAACTGATCAATCCGGTAACCTGTGAGGCATACATATTTTCCCAGCGGTCAAAAAAGATTTTTACCTGCTGGGGCAACGGCAACTGGTAGGTAAGATAGCCCAGCGCGCTGCTAACACCCAGGCCGGTTAAAATAATACCCACGGTAAGCACAAGCTGCCGGGCACCCGGTTTTTGCTCAAAACCGATCAGCTTCAGGGGTTTGCGGCTTAAAAAAGCGGCCGTAGCAATTGCAGGTACCAGGAATCCGAAAACGGTGGTAAATGTTTGCAATACCTGCATTTCTTTCAGGTAGGCTGGGTTTCCCATTGCTGTAGTGATGTCTGCCATACTTTTCCCGGTCATTACCGTCCAGAGAATGCCTCCCAGGAGGGTTCCAAAAATCATCCCCGCAATTCCGAAAGCGATCAGCATAAAAAAACCGGCAGTATAGGAAACAGGTTTCTTGTAAGGGTCTTCTGTCATCATCAAAAAAATAAATTGTAACTTTGCAAACTCAAAAATAGCTGAATTAATAGTAGGATTCAGCATTGAGATAAGAGTATTCAGACTTTTAGCAGTTATTTTCCGGCAATACACTATTTTCTGAAGTCTCCGATCTCAATACTCAAATCTTTTAAATGGTAAACATAGGCAATATATCATTACCGGATTTCCCGCTTTTGCTGGCTCCTATGGAGGACGTCAGCGATCCTCCTTTCCGTGCCGTATGCAAAGACAATGGCGCAGACCTGATGTACACAGAGTTCATCAGCAGTGAAGGGTTGATCCGCGATGCGATCAAAAGCCGCCGGAAACTGGACATTTTTGACTATGAGCGCCCTGTTGGCATACAGATCTTCGGGGGTGATGAAGACAGCCTGGCGATGGCGGCTAAGATTGTAGAAGTAACACAGCCCGATCTTCTGGATATCAACTTTGGATGTCCGGTAAAAAAAGTGGCATTAAAAGGCGCCGGTGCAGGGGTATTAAAAGATGTAGACCTGATGGTGCGCCTGACTGGAGCTGTTGTAAAGTCTACTTCCCTGCCCGTAACCGTTAAAACAAGGCTGGGGTGGGACGATAGCATGCTGAACATAGAAGAGGTAGCAGAGCGTCTGCAGGATGTAGGCATTCAGGCACTGGCCATTCACGGCCGCACCCGCTGCCAGATGTATAAAGGAACTGCCGACTGGACACTGATCGGGAAAGTAAAGAATAACCCACGTATAAAGATCCCCATTTTTGGTAACGGAGATATTGACAGTCCGCAAAAAGCACTGGAATACAAAAACCGTTATGGGGTGGATGGCATTATGATCGGCCGTGCGGCAATTGGGTATCCCTGGATCTTCAGGGAGATCAAACATTTTGTCCGCACCGGGGAACTATTGGCCCCTCCCACTGTTGAAGAACGCGTAAATGTGGTGCGGAAGCATTTGCAGAAAAGCGTGGAATGGAAAGGCCCCATTGTAGGCATCAATGAAATGCGCCGTCACTATGCCAACTACCTGAAAGGATTGCCCAATATTAAAGAATACAGGAGCAAATTGGTGCGTCTTTCGGGGGAAGCCGCTATCCGGGAAGTACTGGACGAGATTATTGAAAAATATTCGGGTTTTGAGATCGAAGCCGCACCTATTGAATTGGTCAATTATCATGAAAAGTGCCCGGTGAACTGACAGTACCTACCCCCGGAATGATTATCTTTACAGGAACCATGAATGCATTTTGATGGATCCGGAAAATAAAGCAGAAGAACCCTTTGTCCCTTACGGAACAATCACTTCCTTAGATCAGCTTAACTTAGCTGAGCGCTACTCCTATGCCAATTATTTCCGGTGGAAATTTCAGGAAAGGGTGGAAAGATGGTAAATACTCCGGGCTGAAACCTTTTACAGCCGATGATGAAATCAGCCCCTCCCTGTTCCCTGATCTCAAATTTAAAGTGAGCGAAATAGTTGAATAAAGATAAATAATTCCGGTTCAGATGCTCCTGTGTATCTATTGACACATCTTCTTTATTTTTACTGCTCTATGGATACAGTTTATAAAGAAAGAACAGAACGGTTTTCCCGGGAAGCAAACCAATTACAGCAAAAACTGAGCTGGCTCAGCTTCTTCAGGCTGCTGCTTTTTGTGCTTTTCATTTATCTGCTTTATCGCTCTACCCAAACCGGTGCAGGCGGTACTATTGCCGGAGCTATTGCTGCATTTATCGCATTCATAATGGTCGTAAAATGGTATGAACGGTTACAGCAAACACTAAGGTATTATAAGGCCCTTGCAAAATACAACACTGACGAGCTCCTTTTCCTGGACACAAACCGATCTGTATATCCGGACGGAAAAGAATATGAAGATCCGCACCATCCCTATTCCTACGATCTTGATCTTTTCGGAGAAGGCAGTTTATATGCACATTTAAATCGCTGCAGTACACTGTTTGGCCGCAAAGAACTGGCCGGGCTGCTGCTCAACCCGGACACTGCTACCATTGCAGAGCGGCAGCAGGCCATTGGGGAGCTTGCCGCACTGAATGATTTCCGCCAGCAGTTATACGCAAAAGGCAGCTTACAGGAAGCCGGGGAAAAAGACCTGAACCAATTGATGGAATGGATCCATACTAAAAAAACATCCTTCAGTAAACCCCTGTATTTGTTCCTGATGCTCTTTCCTCTGATCACAATCGGAAGCAGTCTGTATTATATTTTTGTTACAGACAGTAACGAAGTTTTTCGCATCATTTATTCTTCCTTCGTCATTAACCTTATTATAGCTTTTGCCTTCGGGAAAAAAATAGCAGCCCAGCTAAGCGTATCTACATCCGTAAACAAAATATTAGTTGCCTATAAAGAGCAACTGCAACTAATAGAAGACCAATCGTTCCAGTCGCCCCTGTTGCAAAGCCTGCAGCAGCAGTTAAAGAACAGCCCGCAGCCCGCGTCGGGTCAGTTACGCCGGCTTGCCAGTCTTTTTGAATACCTGGAATCTGTTGTGAACCTGGTGGTCAGTATTCTGCTGAACGGGCTTTTTCTTTTTCATGTGCATGTTTTATATTGCCTTTCCCTGTGGAAAAGGCAATATGCAGCAGCGATCCCCGGCTGGCTGGAGGTGATCGGAAAATTTGAAGCGCTTGGCAGCCTGGGCAATTTTTATTTTAACAACCCCGAGAACTGTTTTCCCCAAATAAGCGCTGTACCGGATCTTCAGGCCACGGGCCTGGGGCATCCGTTGATCCGGAAAGAAAAAAGGATCTGTAATGACGTCAGCTTTCACCAGCAGCAGTTCATCATCCTTACAGGCTCCAACATGAGCGGCAAAAGCACTTTTCTGCGAACGGTGGGTATGAACCTGGTACTTGCCAGAAGCGGATCTGCTGTAACCGCAGCAAGCTTTATTTTTTACCCGTTTGCTGTTTTTGTAAGCATGCGGATAACAGATTCCTTACAGGAAAGTGAATCCTTCTTTTATGCAGAATTAAAACGGTTGCAAACTATTGTGCAGCACCTGCAACAGGATAATAATACTTTTGTGATCCTTGATGAGATCCTGCGCGGTACCAATAGTAATGATAAACGCAATGGCACCATCGGGCTGATCCGGAAGCTGGCCCGTTTTAATGCCTTTGGCATTATTGCAACGCATGACGTAGTGGTAGCAGATCTCATCCGGGAATATCCCGGATATATTGCCAACAAGGCATTTGAATCAGAGATTGTTAATGATGAGCTCATTTTCGATTATAAATTAAAAGAGGGTGTTTGCACCAAATTGAGCGCTTCTTACCTGATGAAAAAGCTGGGTGTGATTGATGAATAGTACCGGAACAATTTTTTCATCCGAAAAAACAGCAATGATCCATTCTAAAAATACCATCTTGCTGCTCCTGTTATTTGCACTGATCACAGGGTGCGGCACAAAACCCCTACGTAGGCCAAGGCCCGCTGAATGGGCCATAAAGCAGCAGCACACACCTTTTCACAATTTTTATAAGCTGAATGATAGTATTTACAGGAGTGAAAAACCTTCTCTTAAAGGCTTTCATTATGCACAGCAGGCAGGCATACAATCTGTACTGGATCTCCGGCTGCAGCATAAGGACCTGCCAATAGCCAAAGGGCTTTCGCTGCATCTTTACCACGTACCTATGAAAAGCAAATACATCTCCGATCAGATGATCATTGATGCCATGAAGATCATAAAAGAGGCGCCCAAGCCCCTCCTCGTTCATTGCGCGCATGGAAGTGACCGAACCGGTATCGTTATTGCCCTATACAGGATCCTTTTCCAGAACTGGACAAAAGAAGCTGCTATAAACGAAATGCAGCAGGGCGGTTACCATTTTCACTGGATACATAAGAACCTGATACGCTATCTGCAAAACACAGACGTAGAGCAACTGAAGAAAATCATTGGGATTCAATAATATAGCATCAAACTTATCTTTTGCAAACATATATATTTATCACCTTTCAATCAATATTTATTGTTTTACAATAAATTTATTTTGATATTCAAAAAATATCACTTTTCTTTGCCTTCACCCTGCTTTATATCCTGTTTTTTGAAGGTGGCATTAAGGGTTTCCGGGAAGGATGGGATAACCCCTTTTGCAGCACCTGTGGACAAAACCCAGCCAGAGTTACTGCATCCGGGTCACAGGATATTCCCTGGATCATTAATG
This window encodes:
- a CDS encoding type II CAAX endopeptidase family protein, which gives rise to MLNPTINSAIFEFAKLQFIFLMMTEDPYKKPVSYTAGFFMLIAFGIAGMIFGTLLGGILWTVMTGKSMADITTAMGNPAYLKEMQVLQTFTTVFGFLVPAIATAAFLSRKPLKLIGFEQKPGARQLVLTVGIILTGLGVSSALGYLTYQLPLPQQVKIFFDRWENMYASQVTGLISLKNPSELVVSVLILALVPAICEETFFRGGLQNFMYRSNRNLWLSVIVVSLIFSAVHMSGYGFLSRFALGIILGLIYQLTGSIWLNILAHFINNALAVIMMYTEVQAGKSVADAMNDKSGSYWGLAAIPVVVLLFLLLFRKTKQTELADGV
- the dusB gene encoding tRNA dihydrouridine synthase DusB, giving the protein MVNIGNISLPDFPLLLAPMEDVSDPPFRAVCKDNGADLMYTEFISSEGLIRDAIKSRRKLDIFDYERPVGIQIFGGDEDSLAMAAKIVEVTQPDLLDINFGCPVKKVALKGAGAGVLKDVDLMVRLTGAVVKSTSLPVTVKTRLGWDDSMLNIEEVAERLQDVGIQALAIHGRTRCQMYKGTADWTLIGKVKNNPRIKIPIFGNGDIDSPQKALEYKNRYGVDGIMIGRAAIGYPWIFREIKHFVRTGELLAPPTVEERVNVVRKHLQKSVEWKGPIVGINEMRRHYANYLKGLPNIKEYRSKLVRLSGEAAIREVLDEIIEKYSGFEIEAAPIELVNYHEKCPVN
- a CDS encoding MutS-related protein — translated: MDTVYKERTERFSREANQLQQKLSWLSFFRLLLFVLFIYLLYRSTQTGAGGTIAGAIAAFIAFIMVVKWYERLQQTLRYYKALAKYNTDELLFLDTNRSVYPDGKEYEDPHHPYSYDLDLFGEGSLYAHLNRCSTLFGRKELAGLLLNPDTATIAERQQAIGELAALNDFRQQLYAKGSLQEAGEKDLNQLMEWIHTKKTSFSKPLYLFLMLFPLITIGSSLYYIFVTDSNEVFRIIYSSFVINLIIAFAFGKKIAAQLSVSTSVNKILVAYKEQLQLIEDQSFQSPLLQSLQQQLKNSPQPASGQLRRLASLFEYLESVVNLVVSILLNGLFLFHVHVLYCLSLWKRQYAAAIPGWLEVIGKFEALGSLGNFYFNNPENCFPQISAVPDLQATGLGHPLIRKEKRICNDVSFHQQQFIILTGSNMSGKSTFLRTVGMNLVLARSGSAVTAASFIFYPFAVFVSMRITDSLQESESFFYAELKRLQTIVQHLQQDNNTFVILDEILRGTNSNDKRNGTIGLIRKLARFNAFGIIATHDVVVADLIREYPGYIANKAFESEIVNDELIFDYKLKEGVCTKLSASYLMKKLGVIDE
- a CDS encoding phosphatase domain-containing putative toxin translates to MIHSKNTILLLLLFALITGCGTKPLRRPRPAEWAIKQQHTPFHNFYKLNDSIYRSEKPSLKGFHYAQQAGIQSVLDLRLQHKDLPIAKGLSLHLYHVPMKSKYISDQMIIDAMKIIKEAPKPLLVHCAHGSDRTGIVIALYRILFQNWTKEAAINEMQQGGYHFHWIHKNLIRYLQNTDVEQLKKIIGIQ